TCGACCGTGAGCGTAGGGACGAACCCTTGATCTCCAGTGCAACTATGATACTGGCGTCGCGGGCGCAGCCCCTCATCGTCCTGTGCGGCCACGCACCAGGTTACATGAAGCCGGGCATTTGGAAGCCGGCGGTGGCTTCGGCCATTTTTTCCTCGTTGAGGGCCTTGGCCTTGGCGGCGGCTTCCTTGATCGCTTCGAGCAGGGTTTCCTGCACGATCTCGGCGCCTTCCTTGAGAAACTCGGGGTCGAGCTTGAGGTCGAGAAACTCGCCCTGCCCGTTGACCTTGACGGCCACAGCGCCGCCACCGGCGGTCACGTCCAGCTCGGTCGTGGTCAGCTCCTCCTGGATCGCCTCGACCTTCTGCTGCATTTTCTTCGCTTGCTTGAGTAACTTGCCAACTCCTGCCATAAGCGCCGAAGTGAAAGCGAAATCCCTCTCCCTGTAAAGGGGAACTTTTCGCCGCGTGCCGGTGATTGAAAGCAGCCAACCCACCGGCCAGTACCGTCCCCTGCCAGCCCCTTGGGCGGAATTCCCGTGGCCGGACGGGAATTTCCCTTGCCTTGGGGGGCGCGGGCGGCTTGCTTGGACGGCCTATGCGTATTCGTGCTTTCCAAGGACTGCGGCCCACTCCCGAGTCGGCCCCGAAAATCGCCTCCCTGCCCTACGACGTGGTCAACACCGCCGAGGCGCGGGCGTTGGCCGAGGGCAATCCGCTGAGCTTCCTGCACGTGGTGCGGGCCGAGATCGACCTGCCCGACGGCACCGACCCGTACTCGCCCGACGTTTACGCTCAGGCCAAGGCAGCGCTCACCCGCCTCGAAGCCGAGGGCGGACTCGTCCGCGAGTCCGAGCCGTGCTTGTACCTTTACCGTCAGCAGATGGGCGAGCACGTCCAGACCGGCGTGGTGGGCGTCTTCCACATTGAGGACTACGAGAACGACCTCATCAAGAAGCACGAAAAGACCCGCAAGGCCAAGGAAGACGACCGTACCACGCTCAACCGCACGCTTTCGGCCCACCCCGGCCCGGTCTTCCTGACCTACAAGGAGGAGAAAGCCATCGACGAGGCCGTGGCCCGGATCAGCGCGGAAAAACCCTTTGTCAGCTTCACCGCCCCCGACGGCGTCGTCCACACCGTCTGGCGCATCCCCGGCGGCAGCGAACTGGTCGAAGCCTTCAAGGCCGTCCCTGTGACCTACGTGGCCGACGGCCACCACCGCAGCGCCAGTGCCGCCCGCGTCGGCAAGGAACGCCGCGACGCCAACCCCGCCCACACCGGCGAGGAGGATTATAACTGGTTCCTGGCCGTGATTTTCCCCGGCAACCAGCTCAACGTGCTCCCCTACAACCGCTACGTGCATAGCCTCAACGGCCACACACCCGAGTCCCTGCTCGCCGCCATCGGCAAAGTTTGCACCGTAACTGAGGGCGCCAGCCCCGAGCCCGCCTCCTACGGCGATGTCTCCATGTACCTCGACGGCAAGTGGTACGGCCTCAAATTCCCCGGCGGGGAAGCCGACCCCATCGCCCGGCTCGATGTTTCCCGGCTTCAGGACCACGTGCTCGCCCCGCTGCTCGACATCGACGACCCGCGCACGAGCGAGAAGATCGACTTCATCGGCGGCATCCGCGGCACGAAGGAACTGGTCAAGCTCGTCGATAACGACGGCGGCGTGGCCTTCTCGCTCTACCCGGTCACGGTGGACCAACTGATCGACATTGCCGACGCCGGCGCGATCATGCCCCCGAAAAGCACCTGGTTCGAGCCGAAGCTGCGTTCCGGCCTCTTCATTCACACCTTCTAAGGCAGTAGGTAATATTGGGGGCTGCGGCCCCCAATACCTGCGATGCGTGGCCGCACTGGACACAGAGGGGTCCGGCTGGACCAGCAAGCCCCTGCGGAGCCAAAAAGGCGGCTAATCCAAAGGTTGTCAGGTTAGCCGATGTATGTCCGATGCCCCCAAGCAACGGTAATACTTGGGCGAATACCGCGAATAGGGGTTTGTATTTATCGCGTTGCCAGCCGACGCGG
This DNA window, taken from Ruficoccus amylovorans, encodes the following:
- a CDS encoding YbaB/EbfC family nucleoid-associated protein, yielding MAGVGKLLKQAKKMQQKVEAIQEELTTTELDVTAGGGAVAVKVNGQGEFLDLKLDPEFLKEGAEIVQETLLEAIKEAAAKAKALNEEKMAEATAGFQMPGFM
- a CDS encoding DUF1015 domain-containing protein; protein product: MRIRAFQGLRPTPESAPKIASLPYDVVNTAEARALAEGNPLSFLHVVRAEIDLPDGTDPYSPDVYAQAKAALTRLEAEGGLVRESEPCLYLYRQQMGEHVQTGVVGVFHIEDYENDLIKKHEKTRKAKEDDRTTLNRTLSAHPGPVFLTYKEEKAIDEAVARISAEKPFVSFTAPDGVVHTVWRIPGGSELVEAFKAVPVTYVADGHHRSASAARVGKERRDANPAHTGEEDYNWFLAVIFPGNQLNVLPYNRYVHSLNGHTPESLLAAIGKVCTVTEGASPEPASYGDVSMYLDGKWYGLKFPGGEADPIARLDVSRLQDHVLAPLLDIDDPRTSEKIDFIGGIRGTKELVKLVDNDGGVAFSLYPVTVDQLIDIADAGAIMPPKSTWFEPKLRSGLFIHTF